The Pseudarthrobacter sp. NS4 genome includes a window with the following:
- a CDS encoding GNAT family N-acetyltransferase: MASNLLRVDGSVWLISLQDLDADGRAIQLGAAAGLQLAPGQEKFVGDPLRMALAGLEEDSRLPYIIESGGRAVGMLTLQSGAARLAGWPDDHSAWLLRGFLIDRRQQGRGLGARAAATAVSTAQKLTARHQTGEAGVVLSVNEANPAGLSAYRRAGFVDHGQYNGGSAGPQRTMFRDFAHATMR, translated from the coding sequence ATGGCCAGTAATTTGCTGCGCGTTGACGGAAGCGTCTGGCTCATTTCGCTGCAGGATCTTGATGCTGACGGCCGCGCCATCCAGCTGGGCGCGGCAGCAGGGCTTCAGCTTGCGCCGGGACAGGAAAAATTCGTGGGCGACCCCCTGCGGATGGCCCTTGCCGGGCTGGAGGAGGACTCGCGGTTGCCCTACATTATCGAATCCGGCGGCCGGGCGGTGGGCATGCTGACCCTGCAGAGCGGAGCGGCGCGGCTGGCGGGTTGGCCGGATGACCACAGCGCATGGCTGCTGAGGGGCTTCCTGATCGACCGGCGGCAGCAAGGCAGGGGCCTGGGTGCCCGGGCTGCTGCAACGGCCGTGTCCACCGCCCAAAAACTGACCGCCAGGCACCAGACCGGGGAGGCCGGCGTCGTACTGTCCGTCAACGAAGCAAATCCGGCGGGACTGTCCGCCTACCGCCGCGCCGGATTTGTCGACCATGGCCAATACAACGGAGGTTCGGCAGGGCCGCAACGGACCATGTTCCGGGATTTTGCCCATGCCACGATGAGGTAA
- the glnA gene encoding type I glutamate--ammonia ligase: protein MFKTADEVLKFIKDEDIKFVDIRFTDLPGVQQHFNVPAKSVDADFFINGQLFDGSSIRGFQGIAESDMQLIPDVTTAFLDTFRMEKTLALNFSIVNPRTGDPYHRDPRGVAEKAEAYLASTGIADTAFFAPEAEFFVFDNVQYQSSPQGSFYKIDSEEAHWNTGREEEGGNLGYKTPVKGGYFPVSPTDKQADLRDAMCVALDEAGLEVERSHHEVGSAGQAEINYKFTTLTHAADDLQKFKYVIKNTADAWGKSVTFMPKPVFGDNGSGMHCHQSLWTGGQPLFYDEKGYAGLSDTARWYIGGLLKHSSAVLAFTNPTVNSYRRLVKGFEAPVNMVYSQGNRSAGIRIPITGTNPKAKRIEFRAPDPSSNPYLAFAAQLMAGIDGIRNRIEPPAPIDKDLYELPAEEAKDIPKAPGTLEEALEALREDNEFLQAGGVFTQDLIDTWIEYKYENEIRPLSLRPNPYEFELYYGV, encoded by the coding sequence ATGTTCAAGACTGCGGACGAAGTCCTCAAGTTCATCAAGGACGAAGATATTAAATTCGTCGATATCCGCTTCACCGATCTTCCGGGCGTCCAGCAGCACTTCAACGTCCCCGCCAAGAGTGTTGACGCCGACTTCTTCATCAACGGCCAACTCTTCGACGGTTCCTCCATCCGCGGCTTCCAGGGCATTGCCGAATCCGACATGCAGCTGATCCCGGACGTCACCACCGCGTTCCTGGACACCTTCCGCATGGAGAAGACCCTCGCGCTGAACTTCTCCATCGTCAACCCCCGCACGGGTGACCCCTACCACCGCGACCCGCGCGGCGTGGCTGAGAAGGCCGAAGCCTACCTGGCATCCACGGGCATCGCAGACACCGCGTTCTTCGCTCCCGAAGCCGAGTTCTTCGTGTTCGACAACGTCCAGTACCAGTCCTCCCCGCAGGGCAGCTTCTACAAGATCGATTCTGAAGAAGCCCACTGGAACACCGGCCGCGAGGAAGAGGGCGGAAACCTCGGTTACAAGACCCCCGTCAAGGGCGGTTACTTCCCGGTCTCCCCCACAGACAAGCAGGCTGACCTGCGCGACGCCATGTGCGTGGCCCTGGATGAAGCCGGCCTTGAGGTAGAGCGCAGCCACCACGAAGTCGGTTCCGCCGGCCAGGCTGAAATCAACTACAAGTTCACCACCCTTACCCACGCTGCCGATGACCTGCAGAAGTTCAAGTACGTCATCAAGAACACCGCCGATGCCTGGGGCAAGTCCGTGACCTTCATGCCGAAGCCCGTCTTCGGTGACAACGGCTCGGGCATGCACTGCCACCAGTCGCTGTGGACCGGCGGCCAGCCGCTGTTCTACGACGAGAAGGGTTACGCCGGCCTGTCCGACACCGCCCGCTGGTACATCGGCGGCCTGCTGAAGCACTCTTCCGCTGTGCTGGCGTTCACGAACCCCACCGTGAACTCCTACCGCCGCCTGGTCAAGGGCTTCGAAGCCCCGGTCAACATGGTCTACTCCCAGGGCAACCGCTCCGCCGGTATCCGTATCCCGATCACGGGCACCAACCCGAAGGCCAAGCGCATCGAGTTCCGCGCTCCGGACCCCTCGTCCAACCCGTACCTGGCGTTCGCTGCCCAGCTGATGGCCGGCATCGACGGCATCCGCAACCGCATTGAACCGCCGGCTCCGATTGACAAGGACCTCTACGAACTCCCCGCCGAGGAAGCCAAGGACATCCCCAAGGCTCCGGGTACCCTCGAGGAAGCCCTGGAGGCCCTCCGTGAGGACAACGAGTTCCTGCAGGCCGGTGGCGTGTTCACCCAGGACCTGATCGACACCTGGATCGAGTACAAGTACGAGAACGAGATCCGCCCGCTGTCCCTGCGCCCGAACCCCTACGAGTTCGAGCTCTACTACGGCGTCTAG
- a CDS encoding RDD family protein: MVDRKDIGSWLSGPDTSGISKYPGERLGLPESGPGSIARAGRRIAAIMIDWAIALLISNFAFDGNSWATLGVFAVEQILLVGTLGYSIGHRAAGISVVRPDGGAPGPLAALVRTVLLCLVVPAVIFDPDQRGLHDKAMNTLLVRR, from the coding sequence GTGGTAGATCGCAAAGACATCGGCTCATGGCTCAGCGGACCGGACACCTCCGGCATTTCGAAATATCCCGGCGAAAGGCTGGGCCTGCCCGAGTCCGGTCCCGGCTCCATAGCGCGGGCAGGACGGCGGATTGCGGCGATCATGATCGACTGGGCCATCGCGCTGCTCATCAGCAACTTTGCCTTCGACGGGAATTCCTGGGCCACCCTGGGCGTCTTTGCCGTCGAACAGATCCTCCTTGTCGGGACCCTTGGCTACAGCATCGGCCACCGCGCGGCAGGCATTTCCGTGGTGAGGCCCGACGGCGGAGCCCCGGGGCCGCTGGCGGCGCTGGTACGGACCGTGCTGCTTTGCCTCGTGGTGCCCGCGGTGATCTTCGATCCCGACCAGCGGGGCCTCCACGACAAGGCGATGAACACGCTGCTCGTCCGGCGATAG
- a CDS encoding DUF3817 domain-containing protein: protein MPLRNAVIRAFRILAVAEAFSWAALLAGMYFKWIAGTTEIGVQVAGPIHGALFIGYGIAALALWRLQRWPFLVALFAGASAVFPFATILFERWAGKRGYLSTAPAPANGMPAMESTHA from the coding sequence ATGCCCCTCAGGAACGCAGTAATCCGCGCTTTCCGGATCCTCGCCGTCGCCGAAGCCTTCAGCTGGGCCGCACTGCTGGCCGGCATGTACTTCAAGTGGATTGCCGGCACCACGGAAATCGGCGTCCAGGTGGCCGGGCCAATTCACGGCGCACTGTTTATTGGGTATGGCATTGCGGCACTGGCCCTGTGGCGGCTGCAGCGCTGGCCTTTCCTGGTGGCACTGTTCGCTGGCGCCTCCGCTGTTTTCCCGTTCGCCACCATCCTGTTCGAACGCTGGGCGGGCAAGCGCGGGTACCTAAGCACCGCTCCGGCTCCGGCGAACGGCATGCCGGCCATGGAGTCCACCCACGCCTGA
- a CDS encoding DUF4191 domain-containing protein: protein MAKSPDSSNSTPAGSSAVKRGLFSRKPKEAKVKKPSRLKQIREVFNMTRRHDPMVPWLMLLVFLGVVAVSFLVGFWLENWITGLIIGIPLGLLGATLILSRRAERAAFAQIENQPGASGAALGTLRRGWITEEQPVAVNPRTQDAVFRAIGRPGVVLVSEGPSHRVKPLLDAERKRLARILPNVTVHVIESGRGEGQVPLSQVAKKMGKLKKELTKLEVNAVSKRIASLGNRLPIPKGIDPYKARPNRGR from the coding sequence ATGGCGAAATCCCCTGACTCCAGCAACTCCACTCCGGCGGGCTCAAGCGCAGTGAAGCGCGGCCTCTTCTCGCGCAAGCCAAAAGAGGCGAAGGTTAAGAAGCCCAGCCGGCTCAAGCAGATCCGCGAAGTCTTCAACATGACCCGCCGGCACGACCCCATGGTGCCATGGCTGATGCTGCTGGTCTTCCTTGGAGTCGTGGCTGTGAGCTTCCTCGTGGGCTTCTGGCTGGAGAACTGGATCACCGGCCTGATCATCGGCATCCCGCTCGGCCTACTGGGCGCCACGCTGATCCTCTCGCGGCGTGCTGAACGTGCAGCCTTCGCCCAGATCGAAAACCAGCCCGGTGCCTCCGGGGCCGCCCTGGGAACCCTCCGCCGCGGCTGGATCACCGAAGAGCAGCCCGTCGCTGTCAACCCCCGCACGCAGGATGCCGTGTTCCGTGCCATCGGCCGTCCCGGCGTCGTGCTGGTCAGTGAAGGTCCCAGCCACCGGGTTAAGCCGCTGCTGGACGCCGAGCGCAAGCGCCTCGCGCGGATCCTGCCCAACGTCACCGTCCACGTCATCGAGAGCGGCCGCGGCGAGGGCCAGGTGCCGCTCAGCCAGGTCGCCAAGAAGATGGGCAAGCTGAAGAAGGAATTGACCAAGCTTGAGGTCAACGCCGTGTCCAAGCGGATCGCTTCGCTCGGAAACCGGCTGCCAATCCCCAAGGGCATCGACCCCTACAAGGCCCGTCCCAACCGCGGACGCTAG
- the lipA gene encoding lipoyl synthase, producing MTLAPEGRKMLRIEQRNAATPVERKPDWIKAKVQMGPEFVGLKNLVKKEGLHTVCEEAGCPNIFECWEDKEATFLIGGSECTRRCDFCQIDTGKPSPVDRFEPTKVARSVQAMQLRYATVTGVARDDLEDEGVWLYAETVRKIHELNPGTGVELLIPDFSGKSEHIAAICDSRPEVFAHNVETVPRIFKRIRPAFRYERSLDVITQGRDLGMVTKSNLILGMGETRGEISEALRDLHTAGCDLITITQYLRPSERHLPVDRWVKPQEFVDLQHEAEEIGFLGVMSGPLVRSSYRAGRLWATAMRKKGRDIPAELAHIADGIQDSGTTRQEASTLLAAHS from the coding sequence GTGACATTGGCACCTGAAGGCCGGAAGATGCTGCGGATTGAGCAGCGCAACGCGGCCACCCCGGTGGAGCGGAAGCCGGACTGGATCAAAGCCAAGGTCCAGATGGGCCCGGAGTTCGTCGGGCTGAAGAACCTGGTGAAAAAGGAAGGCCTGCACACCGTCTGTGAAGAGGCCGGCTGCCCCAACATCTTCGAATGCTGGGAAGACAAGGAAGCCACCTTCCTGATCGGCGGCTCCGAATGCACCCGCCGCTGCGACTTCTGCCAGATCGACACCGGCAAACCCTCCCCCGTGGACAGGTTCGAACCCACCAAGGTGGCCCGCTCGGTCCAGGCCATGCAGCTGCGCTACGCCACCGTCACCGGCGTGGCCCGGGACGACCTGGAAGACGAAGGCGTCTGGCTCTACGCCGAAACGGTCCGCAAGATCCACGAACTGAACCCCGGCACCGGGGTGGAACTGCTCATCCCGGACTTCTCCGGCAAATCCGAACACATCGCCGCGATCTGCGACTCCAGGCCGGAGGTGTTCGCCCACAACGTCGAGACCGTGCCAAGGATCTTCAAGCGCATCCGTCCGGCATTCCGCTACGAACGCTCCCTGGACGTCATCACCCAGGGTCGGGACCTGGGCATGGTCACCAAGTCCAACCTGATCCTGGGCATGGGCGAAACCCGCGGGGAAATCTCCGAGGCCCTCCGCGACCTGCACACCGCCGGCTGCGACCTGATCACCATCACCCAGTACCTGCGCCCGTCCGAACGGCACCTGCCCGTGGACCGCTGGGTCAAACCCCAGGAATTCGTTGACCTCCAGCACGAAGCCGAAGAGATCGGCTTCCTCGGCGTCATGTCCGGGCCCCTGGTCCGCTCCTCCTACCGCGCCGGCCGGCTCTGGGCCACCGCAATGCGCAAAAAAGGCCGCGACATCCCCGCCGAACTCGCCCACATCGCCGACGGCATCCAGGACTCCGGCACCACCCGCCAGGAAGCCAGCACCCTCCTGGCAGCACACTCGTAA
- the lipB gene encoding lipoyl(octanoyl) transferase LipB, with protein MTLEFSQLGLAPDFVDYQQAWDIQRELHDKVVAGEAPSTVLLLEHAAVYTAGKLTEDHERPFDGTPVVAVDRGGKLTWHGPGQLIAYPILKLKNRSGIRDYVERLEAIMIAVMDGYGIRAERIKGRAGVWVRADAKGPDRKIAAIGIRVLNGVTMHGIAINCSNDLAPYAQIIACGITDAGVTTMSQETGQDIRPAHIIDRIVEEFRKHQEALVLSPEGALL; from the coding sequence ATGACTCTTGAGTTTTCCCAGCTGGGTCTTGCCCCCGACTTCGTCGATTACCAGCAAGCCTGGGACATCCAGCGCGAACTCCATGACAAAGTAGTCGCCGGCGAGGCTCCCAGCACTGTACTGCTGCTGGAACATGCCGCCGTCTACACAGCCGGCAAACTCACCGAAGACCACGAGCGGCCATTCGACGGCACGCCCGTGGTGGCGGTTGACCGCGGAGGCAAGCTGACCTGGCACGGCCCAGGCCAGTTGATTGCCTACCCCATCCTCAAGCTGAAGAACCGGTCCGGGATCCGGGATTACGTTGAGCGCCTGGAAGCCATCATGATCGCAGTCATGGATGGATACGGCATCAGGGCTGAACGCATCAAGGGCAGGGCCGGCGTCTGGGTAAGGGCCGATGCCAAGGGACCGGACCGGAAGATCGCCGCCATCGGGATCCGGGTCCTCAACGGCGTCACCATGCACGGCATCGCCATCAACTGCAGCAACGACCTGGCGCCCTACGCGCAGATCATCGCCTGCGGCATCACTGACGCCGGGGTGACCACCATGTCGCAGGAAACGGGACAGGACATCCGCCCGGCCCACATCATTGACCGCATTGTGGAAGAATTCCGCAAGCACCAGGAAGCACTCGTTTTAAGCCCCGAAGGAGCTCTACTGTGA
- a CDS encoding serine/threonine-protein kinase: MDDVQAPEVPGYVVGRLLGHGGSASVWLATEQRTGRDFALKCFHPAPGGVRGREGLSEDEVKREIRILSVLDHQHLIKAHDALRLERVPDAGTALVMDYASGGSLAQLLAARGRLSVGETVTVLTPIAQALAYLHGNGFTHSDVSPGNVLFTGQGKPMLSDVGIARMLGEPAPAESTGTPGFLDPAPVDAVRAGLQPERDVYSVAALGWYCLTGEAPARSADRPPLSLLVPEVPQELAAALESGLHEDRRLRPTASAFATAIYRSASPRPVDLAAAVHPTVIPELLTRRHVPPSSSPNRFREKADSLHRRLVTRSWPGGRTTAHRLPFPQTGEPLPRGGKHAGTLPGAASFRRRMLRIGLPAVAVLTIAGAWPLAGAGLGGSLLPPAESPAGAVDVPAGTSGPTAQSPDPAGDADPALAARQQAAATDPARALPGLAALRDYAFSSGNLELLDEVNADGSPAAAADRQTGDRLRSSGLVLAGFTSSLSGVTAEDGATAARAVVRAISSTSAYEEKDARGSVLATGAAGAGQPLRLVLVSVDGAWRISEILPGP, from the coding sequence ATGGATGATGTGCAGGCTCCAGAAGTTCCGGGCTACGTTGTGGGGCGGTTGCTCGGCCATGGCGGCAGCGCTTCGGTTTGGCTGGCTACGGAGCAGCGGACGGGGCGGGACTTTGCCCTGAAGTGCTTTCACCCGGCCCCGGGCGGAGTGCGGGGCAGGGAAGGCCTGTCCGAAGATGAAGTAAAACGGGAAATCCGGATTCTGTCCGTCCTGGACCACCAGCATCTCATCAAAGCCCACGATGCCCTTCGGCTGGAACGGGTCCCGGACGCCGGCACCGCCCTGGTCATGGACTACGCCTCCGGCGGCTCACTTGCCCAACTCCTGGCGGCCCGGGGCAGGCTCAGCGTGGGGGAAACGGTCACCGTGCTGACGCCGATAGCGCAGGCCCTGGCGTACCTGCACGGTAACGGCTTCACCCATTCAGATGTCTCGCCCGGCAACGTGCTGTTCACCGGCCAGGGCAAACCCATGCTCTCCGATGTCGGCATCGCGCGGATGCTGGGTGAACCCGCCCCGGCGGAAAGCACCGGGACCCCTGGTTTCCTGGATCCTGCGCCCGTGGATGCGGTGCGCGCCGGCCTCCAGCCCGAGCGTGACGTCTATTCCGTGGCCGCGCTCGGCTGGTACTGCCTGACGGGGGAGGCGCCTGCCAGGTCCGCGGACCGCCCGCCACTGTCACTTCTCGTCCCGGAGGTGCCACAAGAACTTGCCGCCGCCCTGGAGTCGGGGCTCCACGAGGACCGGCGGCTCCGGCCCACTGCCTCCGCGTTTGCAACCGCCATTTACCGCAGTGCCTCGCCCCGGCCCGTTGACCTCGCAGCCGCCGTCCATCCCACGGTCATTCCGGAACTGCTGACACGAAGGCACGTTCCGCCGTCGTCCTCCCCAAACCGGTTCAGGGAGAAAGCCGACAGCCTGCACAGGCGGCTGGTTACACGCAGTTGGCCAGGCGGGCGGACAACAGCGCACAGGCTGCCGTTTCCGCAGACCGGTGAGCCCCTTCCCCGCGGCGGGAAACATGCGGGCACATTGCCCGGTGCCGCATCTTTCCGCCGAAGAATGCTGCGCATCGGCCTGCCCGCCGTAGCCGTCCTCACCATTGCCGGCGCCTGGCCGCTGGCGGGGGCGGGGCTGGGTGGTTCTTTGTTGCCTCCCGCCGAAAGTCCAGCGGGAGCCGTGGATGTCCCTGCGGGCACTTCGGGGCCAACGGCGCAAAGCCCGGATCCTGCAGGGGATGCCGACCCGGCACTGGCGGCCCGGCAACAGGCCGCGGCCACTGACCCCGCCCGGGCCCTGCCGGGCCTTGCTGCACTGCGGGACTATGCCTTCAGCAGTGGCAACCTGGAGTTGTTGGACGAGGTCAACGCTGATGGTTCCCCCGCCGCGGCAGCAGACAGGCAGACCGGGGACAGGCTTCGAAGCTCGGGGCTTGTCCTGGCCGGGTTCACCAGTTCTTTGTCCGGCGTGACTGCGGAAGATGGTGCAACGGCAGCCCGGGCGGTGGTCCGCGCCATTTCGTCCACCTCGGCGTATGAGGAGAAGGATGCCAGGGGTTCCGTCCTTGCGACAGGTGCCGCCGGCGCCGGCCAGCCCCTTCGACTGGTCCTGGTATCCGTGGACGGCGCATGGCGGATCAGCGAAATCCTGCCGGGACCCTGA
- a CDS encoding TIGR01777 family oxidoreductase, whose product MRIVMAGASGLLGTSLSAAFRNAGHDVVTLVRREPASAAEVRWDPAAGQLDPGALAGAGAVVNLSGAGIGDRPWTRKRVDELFNSRVGSTQALTEAMRQLDSPPSVFISQSGSGYYGDAGNTVLRESAPPGSGILSRICVEWEAAALTAPAGVRVVMPRTGVVFSRSGGALGRLLPLLRLGVGGPFGNGRQFWPWVTLPDVSAAFLLLLETPVSGPVNLCAPEDADVNAIVAALAHALHRPAVLRVPAFALRLVMRDLAEELLLSSQRMEPAVLSAAGFQWQHPALAQAAQWVVRKDKG is encoded by the coding sequence ATGCGCATCGTCATGGCAGGAGCCTCAGGGCTCCTCGGCACCTCCCTCTCTGCAGCCTTCCGCAACGCCGGACATGACGTCGTCACCCTGGTGCGGCGGGAGCCCGCTTCAGCAGCCGAAGTCCGCTGGGACCCGGCCGCCGGCCAACTGGATCCCGGGGCACTGGCCGGGGCTGGCGCCGTCGTTAACCTGTCCGGTGCCGGGATCGGGGACAGGCCCTGGACACGCAAGCGGGTTGACGAGCTGTTCAATTCGCGGGTGGGGTCGACGCAGGCCCTTACGGAGGCGATGCGGCAGCTTGATTCCCCACCTTCAGTCTTCATCAGCCAGTCCGGTTCGGGGTACTACGGTGATGCCGGAAATACGGTTCTACGCGAATCCGCACCGCCCGGATCGGGCATCCTGTCCCGGATCTGCGTTGAGTGGGAGGCTGCAGCGTTAACCGCTCCCGCCGGCGTACGCGTAGTGATGCCACGGACCGGGGTGGTCTTCAGCCGTTCCGGCGGTGCCCTGGGCAGGCTCCTTCCGTTGCTGCGCCTCGGAGTAGGCGGGCCGTTCGGCAACGGCAGGCAGTTCTGGCCCTGGGTCACCCTGCCGGACGTGTCTGCAGCCTTCCTCTTGTTGCTGGAAACCCCGGTCAGCGGGCCCGTCAACCTGTGCGCGCCCGAGGACGCCGACGTCAACGCCATCGTGGCGGCACTGGCACATGCCCTGCACCGCCCTGCCGTGCTGCGCGTTCCCGCCTTTGCGCTGCGGCTCGTGATGCGGGACCTTGCGGAGGAGCTGTTGCTGTCCAGCCAGCGGATGGAGCCGGCCGTACTGTCGGCCGCCGGCTTCCAGTGGCAACATCCTGCGCTGGCGCAGGCCGCACAGTGGGTCGTCCGGAAAGACAAGGGCTAG